A DNA window from Anastrepha ludens isolate Willacy chromosome 6, idAnaLude1.1, whole genome shotgun sequence contains the following coding sequences:
- the LOC128866700 gene encoding nucleoporin Nup37 has translation MRNFTAATHTWSFPEQIEGFEFCDSDFACNLLALGSSKKIILGLISLPEESGCFDWKRLKDLYHESRCVSLCFAPETSLVVVPKSVIFCAAGADFRLRIFRTDLQNSDTVQILNGHTNYINQVIWDCNGEFLASVGDDSTCRIWDTKTNFENSVTFHLLSAGMSVKCHPEEPHKVLVAEKRGVIHLYNIQTQAPLISVEAQKCPLRSVDWCPLNRMCITALVAGDIVTWDLRRPLPIDIKQVHEDGGQIVRIAPNAETVVASVGRPDVSVKVFTAKSRIPLVDATLKLYGGMSWHHRLPYIGVASDRKLYLWKLQIK, from the exons ATGCGGAATTTTACGGCAGCGACCCACACTTGGAGCTTCCCAGAGCAAATAGAGGGCTTTGAGTTTTGCGACAGTGATTTTGCCTGCAACTTGTTAGCACTTGGcagtagtaaaaaaataatattaggaCTCATTAGTTTGCCG GAAGAATCTGGTTGTTTCGACTGGAAGCGTTTAAAAGACTTATATCATGAAAGCCGTTGTGTGTCGCTATGCTTTGCCCCAGAAACTTCGCTAGTGGTTGTACCAAAATCGGTAATATTTTGCGCGGCTGGCGCCGATTTTCGCCTGCGTATATTTCGTACTGATTTGCAGAATTCCGATACTGTTCAAATACTAAATG GTCACACTAATTACATAAATCAAGTAATATGGGACTGTAATGGCGAGTTTCTGGCATCTGTTGGTGACGATAGTACTTGCCGAATTTGGGATACgaaaactaattttgaaaatagcGTGACATTTCATTTGCTTTCGGCCGGTATGTCTGTAAAATGTCACCCAGAGGAGCCGCATAAAGTACTCGTGGCAGAAAAGAGGGGTGTCATCCATTTGTACAATATTCAGACGCAGGCCCCACTTATATCTGTTGAAGCGCAAAAGTGTCCACTCCGTTCGGTGGATTGGTGCCCGCTTAATCGTATGTGCATTACAGCACTTGTAGCTGGAGATATAGTTACTTGGGATTTGCGACGTCCCTTACCTATCGATATAAAGCAAGTGCACGAGGACGGTGGGCAAATCGTGCGCATAGCGCCCAATGCAGAGACAGTAGTAGCGAGTGTCGGTCGACCCGATGTTTCAGTTAAGGTTTTCACTGCCAAATCCAGAATACCACTCGTTGACGCTACGCTCAAACTGTATGGCGGTATGTCGTGGCATCATCGCTTACCGTACATTGGTGTTGCTTCAGATCGAAAATTATATCTATGGAAattgcaaattaaataa
- the LOC128866698 gene encoding cysteine--tRNA ligase, cytoplasmic produces the protein MSKRTQPDWHPPSIKDRPKLKLFNSLTRQKEDFVPLDGNNVTWYSCGPTVYDASHMGHARSYISFDIMRRILSDYFGYNVFYVMNITDIDDKIIKRARQNHLYETYVSAAATTPLDKLLADQKEVLEKFNVICRETNDHDKKIMFERMLIKMNDAMETLIMAVASNDPEKIDEARSMYLAEAKDPIADWLDRKDGSTVKENAIFETLPRYWENEYHMDMQALNILPPDVLTRVSEYVPQIIKFIERIIDNGLAYKANGSVYFDVNAFDKRDKHHYAKLVPEAYGDTKSLQEGEGDLSIAEDRLIEKRSPNDFALWKASKAGEPSWQSPWGMGRPGWHIECSAMASDIFGSMFDIHTGGVDLKFPHHDNELAQSEAAFNQSEWVKYFLHTGHLTIAGCKMSKSLKNFVTIQEALKKNTPCQLRLAFLLHSWKDTLDYSNNTMEMACQYERFLNEFFLNVKDLTRHMQNGSPSSQFGVWTCAEAALQEKLKLARNSVYEALCDNIDTRSALDALRELVSVSNVYIRDNKDHINCLLLRRIAAYITDILHIFGTIQGPRGGIGFPVSGADSSVDIEATLLPYVDAVAEFRNDVREEAKTIKANAILQLCDKLRDDVLPNLGVRLEDKENGKYAVKLVDREVLLKERDAKKAAEAERLAEKQRKQEAAAKLLAAKEAQKRINPQEMFLSEKNKYSQFDENGLPTHDAEGKELSKGLLKKLTKLQQQQEARYKEYLSTTANGN, from the exons ATGTCGAAGCGAACGCAACCTGATTGGCACCCACCATCAATTAAAGACCGACCTAAATTGAAGCTCTTCAACAGTTTAACAAGGCAAAAGGAGGATTTTGTGCCGCTGGACGGTAACAATGTGACTTGGTATAGCTGCGGTCCTACAGTATACGATGCATCGCATATGGGGCATGCGAG GTCATACATTTCTTTTGATATTATGCGGCGCATACTTTCCGACTATTTTGGTTATAATGTTTTCTATGTTATGAACATTACGGATATTGACGATAAGATAATCAAACGTGCTCGGCAAAACCATCTGTACGAAACATATGTTAGCGCAGCCGCAACAACACCACTGGATAAATTGTTAGCGGACCAAAAAGAGGTTTTGGAGAAATTCAATGTCATCTGCAGGGAAACAAATGATCATGACAAGAAAATTATGTTTGAACGTATGCTAATAAAAATGAATGATGCAATGGAAACCCTTATTATGGCAGTCGCTAGTAACGATccagaaaaaattgatgaagcgcGCTCAATGTATTTGGCAGAAGCAAAAGATCCCATAGCGGACTGGTTGGATCGCAAGGACGGCTCAACtgttaaagaaaatgcaatATTTGAAACACTGCCACGCTACTGGGAAAACGAATACCACATGGATATGCAGGCACTTAAC ATATTGCCTCCAGACGTACTTACACGTGTGTCCGAATATGTGCCCCAGATAATCAAATTCATTGAGCGCATCATCGATAATGGACTTGCTTACAAAGCAAACGGTTCCGTTTACTTTGATGTAAACGCCTTTGACAAGCGAGACAAACATCACTATGCTAAACTTGTGCCTGAAGCCTATGGTGATACGAAATCACTGCAAGAAGGTGAGGGAGATTTGTCCATAGCTGAAGATCGGCTCATCGAAAAACGCTCACCAAACGATTTTGCTTTATGGAAGGCTAGCAAAGCAGGTGAACCGTCTTGGCAAAGTCCTTGGGGTATGGGGCGTCCTGGATGGCACATCGAGTGTTCAGCCATGGCCTCTGATATATTTGGATCAATGTTTGATATACACACCGGTGGTGTGGACTTAAAGTTTCCACATCATGACAATGAACTAGCGCAATCTGAGGCAGCATTCAACCAATCCGAATGGGTAAAATACTTTCTGCATACGGGTCACCTAACCATTGCTGGTTGCAAAATGtcgaaatcattgaaaaattttgtaacaaTACAAGAAGCATTGAAGAAGAATACCCCATGTCAATTACGACTTGCATTTTTGCTGCACTCATGGAAAGATACTCTCGATTACTCCAACAACACAATGGAGATGGCATGTCAGTATGAGCGATTCTTGAAT gaattctttttaaatgtGAAAGATTTAACACGACACATGCAAAATGGCTCACCAAGTTCGCAATTTGGCGTATGGACATGTGCAGAGGCTGCGCTGCAAGAGAAACTCAAGTTGGCACGAAATTCAGTATATGAGGCATTATGTG ATAACATTGACACGCGCAGCGCTCTAGATGCGTTACGGGAGTTGGTTTCCGTTTCAAATGTCTATATACGAGACAATAAAGATCATATTAACTGCCTTCTCTTACGACGCATTGCTGCATATATAACGGATATCTTGCACATATTCGGCACTATTCAAGGGCCACGTGGCGGTATAGGCTTTCCAGTGAGTGGCGCTGATAGTAGTGTGGACATTGAAGCTACTTTATTACCTTATGTAGACGCGGTAGCCGAGTTCCGAAACGATGTGCGCGAAGAAGCAAAAACTATTAAGGCAAATGCTATTTTACAATTGTGCGATAAACTGAGAGATGATGTGCTACCAAATTTGGGTGTACGGCTGGAGGATAAGGAAAACGGCAAATATGCTGTGAAATTAGTAGATCGGGAAGTATTGCTTAAGGAGCGTGATGCGAAAAAAGCTGCCGAGGCAGAACGTTTAGCTGAAAAGCAACGCAAACAGGAAGCCGCTGCCAAGCTATTGGCCGCCAAGGAAGCGCAAAAACGTATAAACCCGCAAGAGATGTTCcttagtgaaaaaaataaatattcacaatTTGATGAAAAC ggcTTGCCAACGCATGACGCCGAAGGTAAAGAGCTGAGTAAgggtttgttgaaaaaattaactaagctgcaacaacaacaagaagcgCGATATAAAGAATATCTATCTACAACTGCCAATGGAAATTAA
- the LOC128866227 gene encoding uncharacterized protein LOC128866227, with protein MVQKFFCFRLETAATIIGWLGSVGSLIAVVVLGLCLGYIDDIVEKVMESAPVNEKLDPNRIRTILTVAFVAFLVLNAINMFASVCLILGTIKQRHLLLLPWLLNTGISLLFAVTYYVLLIVDAVQISFSSNIGLIIFVSLNLALNIYIWLAVYSHFKNIRNNCELRQQLLPPRDAYPSYTNI; from the exons ATGGtgcaaaaattcttttgcttccGTCTGGAGACAGCCGCTACGATTATCGGATGGCTAGGATCAGTTGGGTCCCTCATAGCAGTTGTGGTTTTGGGATTATGCTTGGGATACATCGATGATATTGTTGAGAAAGTGATGGAATCAGCTCCAGTAAATGAGAAGCTCGATCCTAACAGAATTCGTACAA TTCTGACTGTCGCATTCGTAGCCTTTTTGGTTTTAAACGCCATCAATATGTTTGCATCTGTCTGCTTAATATTGGGAACCATTAAG CAACGACATCTACTACTTTTGCCATGGCTGTTAAATACTGGCATATCGCTACTGTTTGCTGTAACATACTACGTTCTTCTAATAGTGGACGCAGTACAGATTTCATTTTCATCTAACATCGGCTTGATAATCTTCGTTTCCCTTAATTTGG CATTAAACATTTATATTTGGTTGGCAGTATATTCGCACTTCAAAAATATCCGAAATAATTGCGAACTACGACAACAGCTCCTCCCTCCTCGCGATGCATATCCATCCTACACTAATATTTAA
- the LOC128866226 gene encoding periodic tryptophan protein 2 homolog: MKFSYKFSNLLGAIYRNGNLQFTPDGNSIISPVGNRISIYDLRNHKSRTLSLESRYNYVAIALSPDGNLLIAVNEVGEAQLISMISCAVIHRHKLHTKPQCVVFSPDGAYFAVAMDNLVLVFASPGELTGEYNPFVLKRRFLGGFDDVTWLDWSSDSRFLAVGCRDGTTKIVGLRLLTNFRTFILPGHTDAIIASFFERNSMHVNTLSRNGQLCLWECSISPSDIEDVTPEQREALKYIPNKKKKTVAKDEEEESEDDVVEKENGEDNKEANTDPQDENEVKDEVVRKTHPFFYKKISRHYLAEEPRKTSRNAIVTAAHYNNRTKILVIAFSVGSFYLYELPDVNMIHSLSISDYAISVALFNGTGDWVALASRELGQLLVWEWQSEQYIMKQQGHCSEMTCISYSPDGQYVATGGEDSKVKLWNTQSGFCFVTFSEHSSGVTGIQFSRNKNFLVSCSLDGTVRAFDVNRYRNFRTFSSPERVQFSCVAIDHSGEFVAAACLDVFEMYLWSVKLGKLLEVISGHEGPVSSIAFSPVAAMTTLVSGSWDKTIKIWNCLENNSEHETIDVLTDATCVVFSPSGEHVAVATLNGHITIFDVKTSTQISCIEGRNDLAGGRYENDVITGKKNLEGKYFSSIEYSVDGECIIAGGNSQFICIYHAREALLLKKFEITQNHSLDGLDEYINRRNLTEFGNMALVETREELEGGNVAIRLPGVQKGDMASRSLKPKIKVFSVRFMPTGQAYAVACTEGLCLFSLDKGVVFDPFHLSLEVTPKAIRDSADKNDFSKALVMSLKLNEPHLIYMVLEKIPNKDIKLICSTLPDTFAHSLLQVVARGLQTTTHLEFYLNWCCSLLSTHGNKSDLLQHHALLSLQESLSQKYESLNRICDFNKYSMRVLLNAAKERRKQREGLPRTEKKSTEQQNDSDIAEDDDEMFLIKSKENDDAVAEFESEVEIDSESDTE, translated from the exons aTGAAGTTTTCATATAAG TTTTCGAATTTGCTCGGTGCAATTTATCGCAATGGAAATCTACAATTCACACCCGACGGTAATAGCATTATCAGTCCGGTTGGTAACCGGATATCAATATACGATTTGAGAAA TCACAAGTCACGCACGCTATCGCTTGAGTCTCGTTACAATTATGTGGCCATCGCTCTTTCACCAGATGGCAATCTGCTGATTGCTGTTAATGAAGTAGGCGAAGCACAGCTAATTAGCATGATATCTTGTGCTGTCATTCATCGCCATAAGCTCCATACAAAACCACAATGTGTAGTGTTCAGTCCAGATGGTGCATATTTCGCTGTGGCCATGGATAATCTGGTTTTGGTGTTTGCATCGCCCGGTGAATTAACTGGCGAATACAATCCATTTGTGCTAAAACGCCGCTTTCTGGGCGGATTCGATGATGTCACTTGGCTAGATTGGTCGTCAGATTCGCGTTTTCTAGCGGTCGGTTGTCGTGATGGCACCACCAAAATTGTTGGTTTACGCTTGTTGACAAATTTCCGTACTTTTATACTGCCAGGACATACGGATGCAATTATTGCTAGTTTCTTTGAGCGCAACAGTATGCATGTGAATACACTTAGTCGTAATGGACAGCTCTGCTTGTGGGAATGTAGTATAAGTCCATCCGACATTGAGGATGTAACACCAGAACAGAGAGAAGCTCTAAAATATATaccaaataagaagaagaaaaccgttgctaaagatgaagaagaagagtccGAGGATGATGTTGTAGAAAAGGAGAATGGAGAGGATAACAAGGAGGCGAACACAGATCCTCAAGATGAGAATGAAGTAAAGGATGAGGTTGTCAGAAAAACACATccgtttttctataaaaaaattagcaggCATTACTTGGCAGAAGAGCCACGCAAAACAAGCCGGAACGCAATTGTAACGGCGGCGCATTATAATAATCGTAccaaaattttagttattgcCTTCAGCGTCGGTAGTTTCTACTTATACGAACTGCCTGACGTCAACATGATCCACTCACTAAGCATTTCTGATTATGCCATATCAGTAGCGCTTTTTAATGGCACCGGTGATTGGGTGGCGTTGGCATCACGCGAATTAGGACAGTTACTTGTATGGGAATGGCAAA GTGAGCAGTATATTATGAAGCAACAGGGGCATTGCAGTGAAATGACTTGCATAAGCTATTCACCAGATGGACAGTATGTCGCCACAGGTGGCGAGGACTCGAAAGTAAAACTTTGGAATACACAAAGCGGTTTCTGCTTTGTTACATTCAGTGAACATAGTAGCGGTGTCACGGGCATCCAATTCAGTcgcaataaaaatttcttgGTGAGTTGTTCGCTGGATGGAACAGTGCGAGCATTTGATGTCAACAG GTATCGCAATTTTCGTACATTCAGCTCACCTGAACGTGTGCAATTCTCTTGTGTGGCCATTGATCATTCTGGTGAATTTGTGGCCGCTGCTTGTCTGGATGTTTTCGAAATGTATCTATGGTCAGTAAAATTGGGTAAATTACTGGAAGTGATAAGTGGCCATGAAGGACCTGTAAGCTCGATAGCATTTTCACCAGTTGCCGCAATGACGACACTCGTATCAGGGTCATGGGacaaaaccataaaaatttGGAACTGTTTAGAAAATAACAGTGAACACGAAACGATTGATGTACTCACGGATGCGACGTGTGTAGTGTTCAGTCCGAGCGGTGAGCAT GTCGCAGTCGCCACACTCAATGGTCATATAACAATTTTCGACGTTAAAACATCGACACAGATAAGTTGTATTGAAGGGCGCAACGATTTGGCTGGTGGTCGCTATGAGAATGACGTAATAACAGGCAAAAAGAACTTGGAGGGCAA atacttTTCTTCCATTGAATATTCCGTTGATGGTGAATGTATTATAGCCGGTGGTAATTCACAGtttatatgcatttatcatGCACGCGAAGCGTTGCTTCTGAAGAAGTTCGAAATTACCCAGAATCATAGCTTAGATGGCTTGGAT GAATATATAAATCGGCGCAATCTCACAGAATTTGGTAATATGGCGCTCGTTGAAACCCGTGAAGAACTGGAGGGTGGTAATGTAGCAATTCGTTTGCCCGGGGTGCAAAAGGGAGATATGGCAAGTAGAAgcttaaaaccaaaaataaaagttttctctGTGCGTTTCATGCCGACCGGCCAAGCGTATGCGGTAGCTTGCACCGAAGGTCTGTGCTTGTTCTCATTGGATAAAG gtgttgttttTGATCCTTTTCATTTATCTTTGGAGGTAACGCCGAAAGCTATTCGCGACTCGGcagataaaaatgatttttcgaagGCACTTGTTATGTCACTAAAACTAAATGAGCCCCATCTCATATATATGGTTCTAGAGAAAATACCAAATAAAGATA TAAAACTGATTTGTTCGACGTTGCCTGATACCTTTGCGCACTCCTTGCTACAAGTCGTCGCTCGCGGCTTGCAGACTACTACACATCTGGAATTCTACTTGAATTGGTGTTGCAGTTTATTATCTACACATGGCAATAAAAGTGATTTGCTGCAACACCACGCATTACTATCGCTGCAGGAAAGCTTATCACAGAAATACGAATCGCTTAATCGCAT atgcgatttcaacaaatactcCATGCGAGTTTTATTAAATGCTGCCAAAGAGCGTAGAAAACAACGTGAAGGGTTGCCCAGAACTGAGAAAAAATCAACcgaacagcaaaatgatagtgATATAGCTGAGGATGACGATGAAATGTTCTTAATTAAATCGAAGGAAAACGATGATGCAGTGGCCGAATTTGAGAGCGAGGTGGAGATTGATAGTGAAAGCGATACTGAGTGA